The genomic segment ACTTTAGGTTCTTaataattttcttctttttttctgtGCGCTCCGAAATTTAATAACCTGTTGTTTAAATTTATCCTGTAATATTTGGTCGTTGGGTTTTAATTATTTCAGTAAAAAACAAGGATGCATGTAAGAATGAAGTGAACGGTGGGTTGGGTACACGCCAAGGGCCTCCAGTGCATTTGGAGAAGGAAAGGGGCCAGTTGAAAGAGAACCTGGAGATAAAGATGAGGGATATCAATGAGAATTATGGAGATGGATCGAgcatgaatcagtttagtgactCTAAATTCTCATCGTCAAACAGCCCCACCAGTTACAACAGTGGTATGTTGGGAAGTAATCAACCTGGGATCAATTTTACTGAAAgtagcagcatcagcagcagtcGAAGCAGTAGCATTAGTAGCAACGGATGCTTCTGGGGAATTATGAGTGAGGAAGAAGACGAGGATAGTGGTGATGATGGCTGCTTGGACGATTGGGAAGCTGTGGCTGATGCATTGGCCGCCACTGATAAGATGCAAGAGCATAGCCCTAACTCAGCATTGGTTCCTCCACCTTTGAATAAGCATGGAAATACTGCACAATCCATCTCTAATTCGAAAATAGCAAGCCAAGAGattgatgttttaaatgcaaatCTAGAGAGGAGAGACACAGGACATACACCTCAAATGAATTGTCGGGCTTGGAGGGCAGACGATGTTTCTCGCCCTCGATGTCTCCCGCATTTGTCAAAGCAGTATAGTTTCCCCTTGAAATCGGAGCGACAGTTTGGCTGCGGAAGATCTGTTTGGGATTGTAAGAATGTTCAGCAGGTTCCAACATCATGCCCAATATGCTGCGAGGATTTAGACTGCACAGACTCGAATTTCCTCCCATGTCAGTGTGGTTTCCGGCTTTGCCTGTTTTGTCACAAGAAGATTCTGGAGGAAGATGGGCGTTGTCCCGGTTGCAGGAAGCACTATGACCATAACCATGTTAAAGGAGAGGCAACATTTGATGGAGGAAGTTTGACTTATCAGTTGGCTCGATCTTGTAGCATGATAACAAGATCTTAGGAAGAGTCTCTGTTCCTTGAAGTGTCTCCTTTTTCAGCATGTCTTGCATGGGTTTTACTGTTCAGATTGATTTTTAGAGCCTTTGATATTCGTATAGAAAAATTTCTGAAGCACATGCACTAATTGTAGTTCTCTATTGGTTTTGGTGCTGATGAAAAAATGTTATCATGTGAATAGATAAGgtgttataaaaatttattacatAAATTTTCTTGCAATATGATAGTTTGTTTATCATTGCAACAACTTACACTCTTCTTGATGATAACATTGTTCTGAACCATTTGAAAGCTTTATCTCCTTGAATTACTTCATTAACTTCcgaaatttatttatcatatttttttagttTAACTAGTGTCAAAGATTGAGTTGAGTGGGATTTTCATATAAAACACTTGGTGATATTGATGTATTTTGCTTATATGATGCCTTGGAGCAATTAGTCGACATATGAATGCTTGATCCTTGTGTCTGGTGCTCAACTGTGGCCTATTGTTTTAATTGTAACTGCGAAAAATCACTATATCTGGTGAAAGTTACATGATTTCATGTGTGATATTGGAACTACAGTAGTTTTATCCCACTGATTAAGAATAAATCTGATATCTTTGGCTGAAAACATCTCAAAATACACTTGTCCTCATCAGCTATATTGCTCATCTTGGCTTCCAGCTTTTAGATCTattgcattcttctgagttagAACGATACTAGTTTATTCCTATTACTATTATTCTTGATTTTATATAAGTCGTTTGGAATGCCTCAAGAATTACTATGATGAATTGATTGATATCCAGTTGATTTATTCATGGTCAGTATTCAGTATCAACCAGCATAGTATCCTTCAATATCAGCTTACAATATAGTCTGCTGAAAATATCTGATGTAAGTTCCACATCAGGCTAAAAAAGAATCGTCTTCTGAGTCACTTGAAATTTTACCGAGCTTTTGTTCCAAGAAATATGACTTCATGTTGTGAAATTTAACTGGAGACCTTTGCTTTGGAGGTAGTGGAAGTGGTGAACCAGGACCTACCACCTTTTTCTTCGGTAAGTTCTTTGCGATTTCTGCACAAACTTGATCAACCATATTTAAGAAATCCTTGACAATAACAAATAATTGAAGTGGACTCATGGCTTTATTCTTTAAACCTCCTTCTTGATAATACACTGTCGTTTTCTTCACAAGCTCAATTACTCTTCTTTCTTCCTTTCTCACCTAATTAAGTTCCTCTTCACTGTCCTCTAAAACCTTTTTCATTTCCCTTAAATATTCATCTTGTTCAACCTCGCCGCATGTCAAAATCTGCTTAATCTCATCAACCTTGTATTTCAGAGTTGAAAATGTGTTCATGAAGCTGTCATAGTCTATGGTGGCTGCTTTCTTCACGTTACTAAACTCAAAACCTAAACACCCGAATGCTTGTAATCCTAGCATTAGACACTCTGTATCATTTTCCTCTGAATTcttgatatttgaatttttatctttatcttgTCTGTGTTCTGTTGTGCTAATGCCACCAGGTTTATTGTCTCTATTGATCACATGGCGTTTACCTTCTGATAGGATGACTTGTTCAACAACAAAGTGAAGTAGAGTGGTTTTACCATTTGTACTTTTCACATCGGAGAGTCTACAAAGGGAGTTAAGGTTGAAATCTTGAGCATCTCCTCTTGCTGTTCCAGCATTCATTCTATTGCCAACCTTGAGAATAGCTTCAAGGAGTTTAAAGAAAATTCCACCAGTTCTTAGTTCCTGATTTCCCAACTCAAGTGTATGCAGACATTCCTTGAGATGCAATATTTCTTGGTCATAGGTAAACCTGAAAAGCATTGCGCTAAAGCGAATGAATGCTGACGGAACAACTGTCAAGATTTGGTAGAGGAAAAACTCGGCATCAGCTAGCTTTGTTCGGTTCTCACTGAATTCAAGTATTTTGGTTCTCTCTTCTTGAGTTGGGCTAATCTTGTTAAGTTTTTCAAGGGTATCAACATCAAGTCCTCGGCCCTCCAATAAAGCTTCGAGAATTTTTTTCCGAGGAACTGCTAGAGACTTGAGGACGATTGCTGTATTTTGGGAATTTCGTGGGTCGAGGATGAACATTTGAGCAGACTGACCTAAGTTAGAATTGCCCTGACATGTTGATTTGCTACTTCTGTTGGTTGCTTTTTTACTGGCTGTTTTGTAACTGAACAGGGATTCCATCAGTGCATCATCTAACCTGATAGAATGACACAGAAAGAATGGAAATTCAACAAACTTCGATCTGTGACAAACAAGAATGACAAGACAAAGCATAAAGGTGTGAATCTTGATGCTCTTACCTAAAGATCCGTCATTGATCTCATTCCATACCATTGAATGATCCGTATTAGCAGTAACCTTGTCCCAGTGCAATGGCTTCAGTCGTGTTTTAAATTCTTCATCTGCTTTCTCTTTATGAATGGTTTGAAATTCTTCATTTGCTTTCCCTTTATCCATGGCAGGATCTTCCGTACTCATACTGTTGATTTATATTCCTCTCGAGGGAATGAGTGGGTTATATGGTGAAATTAGACCCTGTGTCTTGGCTGGTAATGCATGTTTTGATTTTGGTGGAATCGGAGGTGATTCTgggttgaattttcttctagGGGGTGCTGGCGGAGGCGGAGGCGGAGGTGTAGGCGGCAGTGGTGGTTGTTGTGGTAGAATTTGCTCGGATGAAATTGACATCTGAGTCAAAGGAGTCGCTGGTGGTGATGGAGTAGATCGCCATGTTTTAGATATGGGGAATGGAGGATGTTGGTGTTGAGAAACTGGCTTCAATGCAGACAAATCAGAGATTTCATTTAGAGGGTATGTGGTTGGTGGCACTGGTTTCTTTGCCGCAGAGTTATACGCTCCCTTGGAACAGCAGGCCTGAAAAATTCCCAGCACAGAAACCTGCGTCAGATCTGCGTTTCCCAAGGCTCTTGGCGATTACAAATCTATGTACAAGGTAGACTATGATCCCGGCTACAAGAAGACTAATCGTTAGCTGTGATTGCAACAACCTGAATCATTGATTTGCTCTGTGCAGCCATTTGATTTAAGtttgtttctttggattttcatgCACGTTTTCTGAAGTTGGGGGTAAGAGGAAGATAAATAATTATCAGGAAGTAGAAATTTACAAACTCGTTATGTAAAAAAAACATGTGTGGAACAATGAAATGATGACAGTGAAATGTATGTACGGTATGATTTGAAGTGGTTTCGTCGTTGTGATTGATGCAACCAAAGTTGAGGTACGCAGTCTGTAATGGAACGCAGGCTGATGGCAGTTTCGAAGAATTGATTGATGGTTGGAATAGTCAGGATGATTTTTGTAATATTTCACAGTTTATCAcacatcaaaattttaatttattgtaacgattatttattcatttttattattttttcacaaTTTTAAAGTTCCAAATAACATgtatatttttaagaaattttaagaTAAAATAATTCAGTTATTCAAAATTGTAGTCTAGAGATAAATAAAAGAGATTTACATTTACAGTTTATTTCATGTTAACTACAATTCATTTTATGTGTAAAATATGTATCAAATTTAATGCAGATACGAACGGATATGCAATATAATGTGCTTGtagtatatattaatttatgcACATGTCATAATAATCCAACTCAATTCCTTGTATCAACATAAAGAAATATGAAAGCTATTTTGATTTTGGGAGAAAGGCATCGATATCTTTGGAAAATGCAGAATTTTATACTACTAGAAAATTTAAACATCTTTTACATGATCGTACAGAATTCTCGCGCTCACATGTGACACGATAGAGGTTGGTGTCAAGGCTGTGGCGGCCTTGACGATCTATTGAACGATTCTCCATCCCTTTTCGCTAGCAAAATAGCGAACCCTGTCAGCGAACAATATACAGATGCAATTTCTGTCAGAAATCAACTCAGTTGTCTATTGTCTACATGACATTAAACCGTATGTTCCCACTTTTTGAGAAACCTTCAACTACATGAATTAAAGATCTCCATTACATGGATCAACAATAGTGTTCTAAAACTCAGGCTAGGCGGCCAGGATTTTGGGATCTTTTTTTGGCTTTAATTTTTGAACATGGCTTTGTGCTTGTTTTAACACACCACTCTTATCTTCTTTGTCTACTTATTTTTGTACGCACAAGAAATTCGAACCAATCCCTAAagataaatttttttccttattttgATCTTGCAGAGGAAAGGACCAGATGTCGATTGGATTTTAACAAAGTTTTggctaaaatttattttaagaaccATTACAAGTCTCTGACGCCCAACTAGCGCCTAGCAAATGTTAGAACCACAAGCATTGATCCTATAATTTCTGCGGTTTTCATCTA from the Primulina tabacum isolate GXHZ01 chromosome 8, ASM2559414v2, whole genome shotgun sequence genome contains:
- the LOC142553274 gene encoding uncharacterized protein LOC142553274, coding for MNSDSIRNASIPLASSNPGCFTKKKRANRSAKLKQYKLDARREQWLSQVKNKDACKNEVNGGLGTRQGPPVHLEKERGQLKENLEIKMRDINENYGDGSSMNQFSDSKFSSSNSPTSYNSGMLGSNQPGINFTESSSISSSRSSSISSNGCFWGIMSEEEDEDSGDDGCLDDWEAVADALAATDKMQEHSPNSALVPPPLNKHGNTAQSISNSKIASQEIDVLNANLERRDTGHTPQMNCRAWRADDVSRPRCLPHLSKQYSFPLKSERQFGCGRSVWDCKNVQQVPTSCPICCEDLDCTDSNFLPCQCGFRLCLFCHKKILEEDGRCPGCRKHYDHNHVKGEATFDGGSLTYQLARSCSMITRS